A window of Chaetodon auriga isolate fChaAug3 chromosome 2, fChaAug3.hap1, whole genome shotgun sequence contains these coding sequences:
- the hcfc1a gene encoding host cell factor 1a isoform X2: MSAPGSAVSGTTASVLQPRWKRVLGWSGPVPRPRHGHRAVAIKELMVVFGGGNEGIVDELHVYNTATNQWFIPAVRGDIPPGCAAYGFVCDGTRLLVFGGMVEYGKYSNDLYELQASRWEWKKLKAKNPKNGPPPCPRLGHSFSLVGNKCYLFGGLANDSEDPKNNIPRYLNDLYTLELRAGSSVVGWDIPITYGVLPPPRESHTAVVYTEKTSRKSRLIIYGGMSGCRLGDLWTLDIDTLTWNKPSVSGTAPLPRSLHSATTITNKMYVFGGWVPLVMDDVKVATHEKEWKCTNTLACLNLDTMCWETVLMDTLEDNIPRARAGHCAVAINSRLYVWSGRDGYRKAWNNQVCCKDLWYLETERPHAPARVQLVRANTNSLEVSWGAVSTADTYLLQLQKYDIPATPAAASPAMSATPSQPVNSPKSPAPAAAAPSAQSLPQTAVLKVAAQQSATGTSVVTVRPSQPGKSPVTVTSLPPGVRMVVPAQTTQGSPIGSSPQMSGMAALAAAAAATQKIPPSSAGTVLNVPAGATILKTVAVSPGTTTVKVASPVMVSNPATRMLKTAAAQVGTATASSPTTTRPIITVHKSGAVTVAQQAQVVTTVVGGVTKTITLVKSPLTMGSSGTLISNLGKMMSVVQTKPVQTSAVTGQASTNPLTQIIQTKGPLPAGTILKLVTSADGKPTTIITTSQAGGTGNKPTILNISGVSPTTTKQGTTIIKTIPMSAIMTQPGATGVTSSAGMKTPITILTTKVMTTGTPGKIITAVPKLATAAGQQGLTQVVLKGAPGQPGTILRTVPMSTVGGVRLVTPVTVSAVKPTVTTLVVKGTTGVTTLGTVTGTVSTSLAGGTVDSSNASLVTPITTLGTIATLSSQVISPSAITVSTAQTSLTSASTLPSSTITVQNQPTQVTLITTPSGVEAQPVQDLPVSILASPTSEQPSSTEAGAAGEGSGTVTLVCSNPPCETHETGTTNTATTSSATIGAGQVCSNPPCETHETGTTNTATTSSATIGSGQVCSNPPCETHETGTTNTATTASSNMSALRVCSNPPCETHETGTTNTATTASASMGGVQQLCSNPPCETHVTGTTNTATQASSNMNAGQTGTAQRVCSNPPCETHETGTTNTPSTATSSMGGDQTSTATGLVQRVCSNPPCETHETGTTNTATTATCSMETGEGSATQQTEEGAEDTSSSEVASTTAATGTVTTTQGRAITTVTQSTPPPGPSVPSISSITEGVSTAASSTEEPMQTDETASAEAAPAEEGATAMETQAEGEAATATALNLPSELMSEGQGATLMVTGLSDEELAVTAAAEAAAQAAATEEAQALAIQAVLQAAQQAVMNEGDSTGETQQPTNIPIMLTQQELAALVQQQQQLQEAQAAAQQATVDTSLPTEGLAPADSLNDPSVESNGHNEMAAAVTSAVASLLPRTTAETLAPSSTFAPSVSVASPAKLQAAAALAEVANGIEGEKQGPQPTPVKPVVKKENQWFDVGIVKVTNMVVTHFYVPADESQGDDDSGIMPDYSQMKKMELQPGTAYKFRVAGINACGRGAFSEISAFKTCLPGFPGAPCAIKISKSPDGAHLTWEPPSVTSGKIIEYSVYLAIQSNQTAEAKASTPAQLAFMRVYCGPNPSCLVQSSSLSNAHIDYTTKPAIIFRIAARNEKGYGPATQVRWLQESGKDAASAKPAPKRPGTSPDTKATGPKKARTDQ; the protein is encoded by the exons ATGTCTGCCCCTGGCTCCGCGGTGTCTGGGACCACAGCGTCGGTTCTGCAGCCGCGATGGAAACGGGTACTCGGATGGTCCGGTCCTGTTCCCCGGCCCAGACATGGACACCGAGCTGTGGCTATAAAGGAGCTTATGGTTGTCTTTGGCGGTGGAAACGAAGGAATTGTGGATGAATTACATGTATACAACACTG CAACAAACCAGTGGTTTATCCCAGCAGTCCGTGGTGACATTCCACCTGGTTGTGCTGCGTATGGTTTTGTCTGTGATGGCACAAGATTGCTGGTGTTTGGTGGAATGGTGGAGTATGGAAAGTACAGCAACGATCTCTATGAGCTACAG GCCAGCAGATGGGAATGGAAAAAGTTGAAAGCAAAAAACCCAAAGAATGGTCCTCCCCCATGTCCTCGCCTTGGCCACAGTTTTTCCTTGGTTGGCAACAAATGTTACCTGTTTGGTGGATTAGCCAATGACAGCGAGGACCCAAAAAACAACATTCCCAG ATACCTGAATGATCTGTACACACTTGAGCTTCGTGCGGGTTCCAGCGTGGTTGGATGGGATATTCCAATCACATATGGAGTCCTGCCTCCTCCCCGCGAGAGCCACACTGCTGTGGTATACACAGAAAAGACGAGCAGGAAGTCTCGCCTGATCATCTATGGAGGGATGAGCGGTTGTCGTCTTGGAGATCTGTGGACACTTGATATTG ATACCCTGACATGGAACAAACCATCAGTAAGCGGGACAGCACCGCTCCCCAGAAGTCTTCACTCTGCCACCACCATCACAAACAA GATGTATGTTTTTGGAGGATGGGTTCCTTTGGTAATGGATGATGTCAAAGTGGCCACACACGAGAAGGAGTGGAAGTGCACAAACACTCTTGCCTGCCTAAATCTTG ACACCATGTGTTGGGAGACAGTGTTGATGGATACTCTTGAGGACAACATCCCCAGGGCCCGTGCCGGCCACTGTGCTGTGGCCATCAATTCCAGACTTTATGTTTGGAGTGGCCGTGATGGTTATCGTAAAGCTTGGAACAACCAAGTCTGTTGTAAAGACCTCTGGTACCTAGAGACAG AGCGACCTCATGCCCCTGCCAGGGTGCAGTTAGTCCGTGCCAACACAAACTCCCTGGAAGTGAGCTGGGGTGCCGTCTCAACTGCTGACACCTACTTATTGCAGCTGCAGAAATATGACATCCCTGCaactccagctgcagcctcaccaGCCATGAGTGCAACCCCCTCTCAGCCTGTGAACTCTCCAAAGAGCCCTGCACCGGCTGCTGCAGCACCCTCTGCTCAAAGCCTACCACAGACAG ctgttttgaAGGTTGCAGCACAACAGTCGGCCACAGGCACTTCTGTTGTCACAGTCCGCCCCAGCCAGCCTGGGAAGTCCCCTGTCACTGTGACATCCCTTCCTCCAGGTGTCCGAATGGTCGTGCCTGCCCAGACCACCCAAGGATCG CCAATTGGCAGTAGCCCTCAGATGAGTGGCATGGCAGCtttagctgcagcagctgcagcaacacagaagaTCCCGCCCTCCTCTGCAGGCACAGTCCTCAATGTTCCTGCCGGTGCCACCATTCTCAAAACAGTAGCTGTTTCTCCTGGCACAACCACAGTGAAAGTGGCTTCTCCAGTCATG GTCAGTAACCCAGCCACCCGGATgctgaaaactgctgcagccCAGGTGGGCACAGCAACTGCATCctctcccaccaccaccagacCCATCATCACTGTGCACAAGTCTGGTGCTGTCACAGTGGCCCAACAGGCCCAGGTGGTAACCACTGTGGTGGGAGGAGTCACCAAGACCATTACCCTTGTTAAGAGCCCCCTCACCATGGGCAGCAGTGGCACTCTG ATCTCCAACCTTGGCAAGATGATGTCTGTGGTACAAACCAAGCCAGTGCAGACATCAGCTGTCACAGGCCAGGCTTCCACTAACCCTCTCACACAGATCATACAG ACAAAGGGTCCCCTCCCAGCCGGCACCATCCTGAAACTGGTGACATCTGCAGATGGCAAGCCCACAACCATCATCACGACCTCCCAGGCAGGGGGCACAGGAAACAAGCCCACTATCCTCAACATCAGCGGCGTCTCTCCGACCACCACTAAGCAGGGCACCACCATTATTAAGACCATCCCCATGTCGGCCATCATGACCCAGCCTGGAGCCACAG GTGTGACAAGCAGTGCAGGCATGAAAACACCTATCACAATCCTTACCACAAAGGTGATGACAACTGGAACCCCTGGTAAAATCATCACCGCAGTGCCCAAACTTGCCACTGCAGCTGGCCAACAGGGACTGACACAG gtggTTTTGAAAGGTGCTCCTGGGCAGCCCGGCACTATTTTGCGCACCGTGCCCATGAGCACAGTGGGTGGTGTTCGACTTGTTACACCAGTGACAGTGTCTGCTGTGAAGCCCACTGTAACGACTCTGGTTGTCAAAGGGACTACTG GTGTCACCACTCTTGGGACGGTCACTGGTACAGTCTCCACTAGCCTGGCAGGAGGCACGGTGGACAGTTCCAACGCCTCCCTGGTTACCCCCATCACCACACTGGGAACCATTGCTACCCTGTCCAGCCAGGTCATCAGCCCATCTGCCATAACTGTGTCAACTGCTCAGACCAGCCTAACTTCCGCCTCCACACTGCCCTCCTCTACAATCACAGTGCAG AACCAGCCCACCCAGGTGACACTAATCACAACTCCAAGTGGTGTAGAAGCTCAACCAGTGCAGGATCTACCAGTGTCCATCCTGGCTTCCCCAACCTCTGAGCAGCCCAGCTCCACTGaggctggagcagctggagagggCTCTGGCACCGTCACCCTGGTCTGCTCAAACCCGCCCTGTGAAACCCACGAGACAGGAACCACCAACACAGCAACCACCTCTTCTGCCACCATCGGAGCAGGACAGGTCTGTTCTAACCCACCCTGTGAGACCCATGAGACCGGAACCACCAACACGGCAACCACCTCCTCTGCTACAATCGGATCAGGACAGGTGTGCTCTAACCCGCCCTGTGAGACCCATGAAACGGGCACCACCAACACAGCCACGACTGCATCTTCAAACATGTCTGCACTGCGTGTGTGCTCCAACCCACCTTGTGAGACCCATGAAACAGGGACAACTAACACAGCTACCACAGCATCAGCTAGCATGGGAGGAGTCCAACAGCTGTGCTCCAACCCGCCCTGTGAGACCCACGTAACAGGCACCACCAACACAGCCACCCAGGCGTCGTCTAACATGAATGCAGGCCAGACAGGCACCGCGCAGAGGGTGTGCTCCAACCCACCCTGCGAAACACACGAGACAGGGACCACCAACACCCCGTCCACAGCCACCTCCAGCATGGGAGGCGACCAGACCAGCACAGCGACAGGCCTGGTCCAGAGGGTTTGCTCCAACCCGCCCTGTGAAACACACGAGACTGGGACCACCAACACAGCCACCACTGCCACCTGCAGCATGGAGACAGGTGAAGGCTCAG CAACCCAACAGACggaggaaggagcagaagaTACCAGCAGCTCAGAAGTAGCCTCCACCACTGCAGCAACTGGCACAGTTACCACCACCCAGGGCAGGGCCATCACTACTGTCACCCAGTCTACACCGCCACCCGGACCCTCTGTACCT TCAATTTCATCTATCACAGAGGGTGTGAGCACTGCCGCCAGCTCCACAGAGGAACCCATGCAAACTGATGAGACGGCATCAGCAGAAGCTGCACCTGCAGAGGAGGGCGCCACTGCAATGGAGACTCAAGCAGaa GgagaagcagcaacagcaacagcctTGAACCTGCCCTCAGAGCTTATGTCTGAAGGCCAGGGAGCCACACTCATGGTGACGGGGCTGTCGGACGAGGAGCTAGCTgtaactgcagcagcagaggccgCCGCTCAGGCAGCAGCCACTGAAGAAGCTCAGGCCCTCGCTATCCAGGCTGTCCTCCAGGCAGCTCAGCAAGCCGTAATGA ATGAGGGTGATTCCACTGGAGAGACCCAGCAACCCACCAACATCCCCATCATGCTGACCCAGCAGGAGCTTGCTGCATTggtccaacagcagcagcagctgcaggaagctcAGGCTGCTGCACAGCAGGCCACCGTAGACACGAGCCTACCCACTGAAGGCCTCGCCCCTGCTGACAGCCTCAACGACCCCTCTGTCGAGAGCAATGGACACAATGAGATGGCTGCCGCAGTCACCAGTGCTGTGGCGTCGCTGCTGCCACGTACCACTGCTGAGA CACTTGCTCCATCAAGCACATTTGCACCCTCTGTATCGGTGGCCAGTCCAGCCAAGCTGCAAGCAGCAGCCGCTCTCGCAGAGGTCGCCAATGGCATCGAGGGAGAG AAGCAAGGCCCTCAGCCAACTCCAGTGAAGCCTgttgtaaagaaagaaaatcagtgGTTTGATGTTGGAATTGTTAAAGTGACAAATATGGTTGTCACCCACTTCTATGTGCCAGCGGATGAATCTCAAGGAGAC GATGACTCTGGTATCATGCCAGACTACAGCCAGATGAAGAAAATGGAGCTGCAGCCTGGAACGGCTTACAAGTTCCGTGTCGCTGGAATCAACGCCTGCGGCCGTGGAGCTTTCTCAGAGATCTCTGCTTTCAAGACTTGCCTACCAGGCTTCCCAGGGGCACCTTGCGCCATCAAAATCAGCAAG AGCCCAGATGGTGCCCACCTGACCTGGGAGCCACCCTCGGTGACGTCGGGCAAGATTATCGAGTACTCCGTGTACCTGGCCATCCAGAGCAACCAGACAGCTGAAGCCAAGGCCTCCACCCCGGCACAGCTTGCCTTCATGCGCGTGTACTGTGGACCCAACCCCTCTTGCTTGGTGCAGTCGTCCAGCCTCTCCAACGCCCACATCGACTACACCACCAAGCCAGCCATCATCTTCCGCATTGCCGCCCGCAATGAGAAGGGCTACGGTCCTGCCACCCAAGTTCGATGGCTCCAAG AATCTGGCAAAGATGCTGCCTCTGCAAAACCGGCCCCTAAAAGACCAGGCACCTCTCCTGATAC TAAGGCTACTGGTCCAAAGAAAGCAAGGACGGACCAGTGA
- the hcfc1a gene encoding host cell factor 1a isoform X1, whose translation MSAPGSAVSGTTASVLQPRWKRVLGWSGPVPRPRHGHRAVAIKELMVVFGGGNEGIVDELHVYNTATNQWFIPAVRGDIPPGCAAYGFVCDGTRLLVFGGMVEYGKYSNDLYELQASRWEWKKLKAKNPKNGPPPCPRLGHSFSLVGNKCYLFGGLANDSEDPKNNIPRYLNDLYTLELRAGSSVVGWDIPITYGVLPPPRESHTAVVYTEKTSRKSRLIIYGGMSGCRLGDLWTLDIDTLTWNKPSVSGTAPLPRSLHSATTITNKMYVFGGWVPLVMDDVKVATHEKEWKCTNTLACLNLDTMCWETVLMDTLEDNIPRARAGHCAVAINSRLYVWSGRDGYRKAWNNQVCCKDLWYLETERPHAPARVQLVRANTNSLEVSWGAVSTADTYLLQLQKYDIPATPAAASPAMSATPSQPVNSPKSPAPAAAAPSAQSLPQTAVLKVAAQQSATGTSVVTVRPSQPGKSPVTVTSLPPGVRMVVPAQTTQGSPIGSSPQMSGMAALAAAAAATQKIPPSSAGTVLNVPAGATILKTVAVSPGTTTVKVASPVMVSNPATRMLKTAAAQVGTATASSPTTTRPIITVHKSGAVTVAQQAQVVTTVVGGVTKTITLVKSPLTMGSSGTLISNLGKMMSVVQTKPVQTSAVTGQASTNPLTQIIQTKGPLPAGTILKLVTSADGKPTTIITTSQAGGTGNKPTILNISGVSPTTTKQGTTIIKTIPMSAIMTQPGATGLNSLKCVTSSAGMKTPITILTTKVMTTGTPGKIITAVPKLATAAGQQGLTQVVLKGAPGQPGTILRTVPMSTVGGVRLVTPVTVSAVKPTVTTLVVKGTTGVTTLGTVTGTVSTSLAGGTVDSSNASLVTPITTLGTIATLSSQVISPSAITVSTAQTSLTSASTLPSSTITVQNQPTQVTLITTPSGVEAQPVQDLPVSILASPTSEQPSSTEAGAAGEGSGTVTLVCSNPPCETHETGTTNTATTSSATIGAGQVCSNPPCETHETGTTNTATTSSATIGSGQVCSNPPCETHETGTTNTATTASSNMSALRVCSNPPCETHETGTTNTATTASASMGGVQQLCSNPPCETHVTGTTNTATQASSNMNAGQTGTAQRVCSNPPCETHETGTTNTPSTATSSMGGDQTSTATGLVQRVCSNPPCETHETGTTNTATTATCSMETGEGSATQQTEEGAEDTSSSEVASTTAATGTVTTTQGRAITTVTQSTPPPGPSVPSISSITEGVSTAASSTEEPMQTDETASAEAAPAEEGATAMETQAEGEAATATALNLPSELMSEGQGATLMVTGLSDEELAVTAAAEAAAQAAATEEAQALAIQAVLQAAQQAVMNEGDSTGETQQPTNIPIMLTQQELAALVQQQQQLQEAQAAAQQATVDTSLPTEGLAPADSLNDPSVESNGHNEMAAAVTSAVASLLPRTTAETLAPSSTFAPSVSVASPAKLQAAAALAEVANGIEGEKQGPQPTPVKPVVKKENQWFDVGIVKVTNMVVTHFYVPADESQGDDDSGIMPDYSQMKKMELQPGTAYKFRVAGINACGRGAFSEISAFKTCLPGFPGAPCAIKISKSPDGAHLTWEPPSVTSGKIIEYSVYLAIQSNQTAEAKASTPAQLAFMRVYCGPNPSCLVQSSSLSNAHIDYTTKPAIIFRIAARNEKGYGPATQVRWLQESGKDAASAKPAPKRPGTSPDTKATGPKKARTDQ comes from the exons ATGTCTGCCCCTGGCTCCGCGGTGTCTGGGACCACAGCGTCGGTTCTGCAGCCGCGATGGAAACGGGTACTCGGATGGTCCGGTCCTGTTCCCCGGCCCAGACATGGACACCGAGCTGTGGCTATAAAGGAGCTTATGGTTGTCTTTGGCGGTGGAAACGAAGGAATTGTGGATGAATTACATGTATACAACACTG CAACAAACCAGTGGTTTATCCCAGCAGTCCGTGGTGACATTCCACCTGGTTGTGCTGCGTATGGTTTTGTCTGTGATGGCACAAGATTGCTGGTGTTTGGTGGAATGGTGGAGTATGGAAAGTACAGCAACGATCTCTATGAGCTACAG GCCAGCAGATGGGAATGGAAAAAGTTGAAAGCAAAAAACCCAAAGAATGGTCCTCCCCCATGTCCTCGCCTTGGCCACAGTTTTTCCTTGGTTGGCAACAAATGTTACCTGTTTGGTGGATTAGCCAATGACAGCGAGGACCCAAAAAACAACATTCCCAG ATACCTGAATGATCTGTACACACTTGAGCTTCGTGCGGGTTCCAGCGTGGTTGGATGGGATATTCCAATCACATATGGAGTCCTGCCTCCTCCCCGCGAGAGCCACACTGCTGTGGTATACACAGAAAAGACGAGCAGGAAGTCTCGCCTGATCATCTATGGAGGGATGAGCGGTTGTCGTCTTGGAGATCTGTGGACACTTGATATTG ATACCCTGACATGGAACAAACCATCAGTAAGCGGGACAGCACCGCTCCCCAGAAGTCTTCACTCTGCCACCACCATCACAAACAA GATGTATGTTTTTGGAGGATGGGTTCCTTTGGTAATGGATGATGTCAAAGTGGCCACACACGAGAAGGAGTGGAAGTGCACAAACACTCTTGCCTGCCTAAATCTTG ACACCATGTGTTGGGAGACAGTGTTGATGGATACTCTTGAGGACAACATCCCCAGGGCCCGTGCCGGCCACTGTGCTGTGGCCATCAATTCCAGACTTTATGTTTGGAGTGGCCGTGATGGTTATCGTAAAGCTTGGAACAACCAAGTCTGTTGTAAAGACCTCTGGTACCTAGAGACAG AGCGACCTCATGCCCCTGCCAGGGTGCAGTTAGTCCGTGCCAACACAAACTCCCTGGAAGTGAGCTGGGGTGCCGTCTCAACTGCTGACACCTACTTATTGCAGCTGCAGAAATATGACATCCCTGCaactccagctgcagcctcaccaGCCATGAGTGCAACCCCCTCTCAGCCTGTGAACTCTCCAAAGAGCCCTGCACCGGCTGCTGCAGCACCCTCTGCTCAAAGCCTACCACAGACAG ctgttttgaAGGTTGCAGCACAACAGTCGGCCACAGGCACTTCTGTTGTCACAGTCCGCCCCAGCCAGCCTGGGAAGTCCCCTGTCACTGTGACATCCCTTCCTCCAGGTGTCCGAATGGTCGTGCCTGCCCAGACCACCCAAGGATCG CCAATTGGCAGTAGCCCTCAGATGAGTGGCATGGCAGCtttagctgcagcagctgcagcaacacagaagaTCCCGCCCTCCTCTGCAGGCACAGTCCTCAATGTTCCTGCCGGTGCCACCATTCTCAAAACAGTAGCTGTTTCTCCTGGCACAACCACAGTGAAAGTGGCTTCTCCAGTCATG GTCAGTAACCCAGCCACCCGGATgctgaaaactgctgcagccCAGGTGGGCACAGCAACTGCATCctctcccaccaccaccagacCCATCATCACTGTGCACAAGTCTGGTGCTGTCACAGTGGCCCAACAGGCCCAGGTGGTAACCACTGTGGTGGGAGGAGTCACCAAGACCATTACCCTTGTTAAGAGCCCCCTCACCATGGGCAGCAGTGGCACTCTG ATCTCCAACCTTGGCAAGATGATGTCTGTGGTACAAACCAAGCCAGTGCAGACATCAGCTGTCACAGGCCAGGCTTCCACTAACCCTCTCACACAGATCATACAG ACAAAGGGTCCCCTCCCAGCCGGCACCATCCTGAAACTGGTGACATCTGCAGATGGCAAGCCCACAACCATCATCACGACCTCCCAGGCAGGGGGCACAGGAAACAAGCCCACTATCCTCAACATCAGCGGCGTCTCTCCGACCACCACTAAGCAGGGCACCACCATTATTAAGACCATCCCCATGTCGGCCATCATGACCCAGCCTGGAGCCACAGGTCTAAACTCTCTCAAGT GTGTGACAAGCAGTGCAGGCATGAAAACACCTATCACAATCCTTACCACAAAGGTGATGACAACTGGAACCCCTGGTAAAATCATCACCGCAGTGCCCAAACTTGCCACTGCAGCTGGCCAACAGGGACTGACACAG gtggTTTTGAAAGGTGCTCCTGGGCAGCCCGGCACTATTTTGCGCACCGTGCCCATGAGCACAGTGGGTGGTGTTCGACTTGTTACACCAGTGACAGTGTCTGCTGTGAAGCCCACTGTAACGACTCTGGTTGTCAAAGGGACTACTG GTGTCACCACTCTTGGGACGGTCACTGGTACAGTCTCCACTAGCCTGGCAGGAGGCACGGTGGACAGTTCCAACGCCTCCCTGGTTACCCCCATCACCACACTGGGAACCATTGCTACCCTGTCCAGCCAGGTCATCAGCCCATCTGCCATAACTGTGTCAACTGCTCAGACCAGCCTAACTTCCGCCTCCACACTGCCCTCCTCTACAATCACAGTGCAG AACCAGCCCACCCAGGTGACACTAATCACAACTCCAAGTGGTGTAGAAGCTCAACCAGTGCAGGATCTACCAGTGTCCATCCTGGCTTCCCCAACCTCTGAGCAGCCCAGCTCCACTGaggctggagcagctggagagggCTCTGGCACCGTCACCCTGGTCTGCTCAAACCCGCCCTGTGAAACCCACGAGACAGGAACCACCAACACAGCAACCACCTCTTCTGCCACCATCGGAGCAGGACAGGTCTGTTCTAACCCACCCTGTGAGACCCATGAGACCGGAACCACCAACACGGCAACCACCTCCTCTGCTACAATCGGATCAGGACAGGTGTGCTCTAACCCGCCCTGTGAGACCCATGAAACGGGCACCACCAACACAGCCACGACTGCATCTTCAAACATGTCTGCACTGCGTGTGTGCTCCAACCCACCTTGTGAGACCCATGAAACAGGGACAACTAACACAGCTACCACAGCATCAGCTAGCATGGGAGGAGTCCAACAGCTGTGCTCCAACCCGCCCTGTGAGACCCACGTAACAGGCACCACCAACACAGCCACCCAGGCGTCGTCTAACATGAATGCAGGCCAGACAGGCACCGCGCAGAGGGTGTGCTCCAACCCACCCTGCGAAACACACGAGACAGGGACCACCAACACCCCGTCCACAGCCACCTCCAGCATGGGAGGCGACCAGACCAGCACAGCGACAGGCCTGGTCCAGAGGGTTTGCTCCAACCCGCCCTGTGAAACACACGAGACTGGGACCACCAACACAGCCACCACTGCCACCTGCAGCATGGAGACAGGTGAAGGCTCAG CAACCCAACAGACggaggaaggagcagaagaTACCAGCAGCTCAGAAGTAGCCTCCACCACTGCAGCAACTGGCACAGTTACCACCACCCAGGGCAGGGCCATCACTACTGTCACCCAGTCTACACCGCCACCCGGACCCTCTGTACCT TCAATTTCATCTATCACAGAGGGTGTGAGCACTGCCGCCAGCTCCACAGAGGAACCCATGCAAACTGATGAGACGGCATCAGCAGAAGCTGCACCTGCAGAGGAGGGCGCCACTGCAATGGAGACTCAAGCAGaa GgagaagcagcaacagcaacagcctTGAACCTGCCCTCAGAGCTTATGTCTGAAGGCCAGGGAGCCACACTCATGGTGACGGGGCTGTCGGACGAGGAGCTAGCTgtaactgcagcagcagaggccgCCGCTCAGGCAGCAGCCACTGAAGAAGCTCAGGCCCTCGCTATCCAGGCTGTCCTCCAGGCAGCTCAGCAAGCCGTAATGA ATGAGGGTGATTCCACTGGAGAGACCCAGCAACCCACCAACATCCCCATCATGCTGACCCAGCAGGAGCTTGCTGCATTggtccaacagcagcagcagctgcaggaagctcAGGCTGCTGCACAGCAGGCCACCGTAGACACGAGCCTACCCACTGAAGGCCTCGCCCCTGCTGACAGCCTCAACGACCCCTCTGTCGAGAGCAATGGACACAATGAGATGGCTGCCGCAGTCACCAGTGCTGTGGCGTCGCTGCTGCCACGTACCACTGCTGAGA CACTTGCTCCATCAAGCACATTTGCACCCTCTGTATCGGTGGCCAGTCCAGCCAAGCTGCAAGCAGCAGCCGCTCTCGCAGAGGTCGCCAATGGCATCGAGGGAGAG AAGCAAGGCCCTCAGCCAACTCCAGTGAAGCCTgttgtaaagaaagaaaatcagtgGTTTGATGTTGGAATTGTTAAAGTGACAAATATGGTTGTCACCCACTTCTATGTGCCAGCGGATGAATCTCAAGGAGAC GATGACTCTGGTATCATGCCAGACTACAGCCAGATGAAGAAAATGGAGCTGCAGCCTGGAACGGCTTACAAGTTCCGTGTCGCTGGAATCAACGCCTGCGGCCGTGGAGCTTTCTCAGAGATCTCTGCTTTCAAGACTTGCCTACCAGGCTTCCCAGGGGCACCTTGCGCCATCAAAATCAGCAAG AGCCCAGATGGTGCCCACCTGACCTGGGAGCCACCCTCGGTGACGTCGGGCAAGATTATCGAGTACTCCGTGTACCTGGCCATCCAGAGCAACCAGACAGCTGAAGCCAAGGCCTCCACCCCGGCACAGCTTGCCTTCATGCGCGTGTACTGTGGACCCAACCCCTCTTGCTTGGTGCAGTCGTCCAGCCTCTCCAACGCCCACATCGACTACACCACCAAGCCAGCCATCATCTTCCGCATTGCCGCCCGCAATGAGAAGGGCTACGGTCCTGCCACCCAAGTTCGATGGCTCCAAG AATCTGGCAAAGATGCTGCCTCTGCAAAACCGGCCCCTAAAAGACCAGGCACCTCTCCTGATAC TAAGGCTACTGGTCCAAAGAAAGCAAGGACGGACCAGTGA